Within the Mumia flava genome, the region CATGCAGGTGCAGGTCGACCTTCGCGCCGTGGCGCTCTGCCAGCGCGAAGATCGCATCGAGGTAGTCCCGCGCGTCCCCGTCCGAGGTGGGATCGAGTCCTCCCACCACCTGGGCCCCTTCAGCCAGGGCGGCTGCCATCAGGTCGAGCGTCCCGGGGTTGGCGTGCAAGCCGTGCTGCGGGAACGCCACCTGCTGCACCTCGATCACGTGCGCCACCTCGCTGGCGACGTCACGCACCCGCTCGATGCCCAGCAACCCCACCTCGGGATCCACGTCGGTGTGGCTGCGGACGAGGCTGGTGCCCGTGGCCGCCATCTGGGCCAGGAGCGCCCGCATCGCGATCGGGTCGGGGATGCCCAGCCGCGCGCGATGGGTTCGGTCGGTGGTGACGCGGGAGGTCAGTGAGTCCTCCGCCAGGTGCGGGACCCATGGTCGCCCGAACAACGTCTTGTCGAGGTGGCAATGAGCCTCCACCAGCCCGGGCAGTGCCACCAGGCCGCGCCCGTCGAGCACGGGAAGGGACCCGCCGACGGCACCGTCCGGTGATACGCGCGCGCGGATCAGCACGCCGCCTTCGATGGTCAGATCCCGCAGGCGCCCGTCGACGCAGGTGACGCCGCGGATCCGCAGGTCGTCAACCGGGTCGAGGCCGGTGTGGCCCGGCTCCTCGTCAGTAGTCATCGGTCATCCGATCATCCACCCGATGCCGAACAGCAGCACCGTCCCCGCAACCGTCCCCACCAGCGGCCACCACCCCGCACTCCCCCGGCGACTCACGTACGATCGCGCGGCGGCGACGAACAGGAGGCCGGGAACGCCGAAGACGAGCCAGGCCATCGAGAAGTTGAACCAACCGGTTGCGCTCATGTTGCCGATGCCCGTGGGAGGAAGGTCGAGCAGCCCGAGCAGGACGGCCACCTTCACGACCAGCTCGGTGGCAGGGTAGACGATCTGCGCGGCGGCACACCCCCACAGACCCGTCAGGACCAGCGCGTTCGGGAGCGCCCTGCCCCACGCCTGAACACTGGCGAGCGCGATACCGATGGTGAGGATCCGGAGCAGGGTCGCGCCCAGGATGATCCACGCCGTGCCGTCGATCGGCCGACCGTGGAC harbors:
- a CDS encoding amidohydrolase produces the protein MTTDEEPGHTGLDPVDDLRIRGVTCVDGRLRDLTIEGGVLIRARVSPDGAVGGSLPVLDGRGLVALPGLVEAHCHLDKTLFGRPWVPHLAEDSLTSRVTTDRTHRARLGIPDPIAMRALLAQMAATGTSLVRSHTDVDPEVGLLGIERVRDVASEVAHVIEVQQVAFPQHGLHANPGTLDLMAAALAEGAQVVGGLDPTSDGDARDYLDAIFALAERHGAKVDLHLHARGDVGLQELDLVIERTKTLHMAGRVAVSHLYCVGDLDLDGVRALADKLASAGVGVVTAAPYSFPVPPIRELMAAGVVVGCGHDGIRDLWGPYGTGDMLDRTRHIAMRSGYRSDADIELVLAAATSGGRRLLVGEAGGIVEGRRADLILVPSSCAAEAVVAAPPRRRVVRGRLR